Proteins encoded within one genomic window of Nonomuraea gerenzanensis:
- a CDS encoding DUF998 domain-containing protein, whose protein sequence is MTHLAHSSARPLSRPRLLLACGVMAGPMYVTVALAQAFTREGFDLARHPWSFLANGDLGWIQTLNFVLTALAVIAAAAGLRHALARGRGGRWAPILVGTFGASMIGAALFPADPAMGFPAGTPEGPGAITLSGMLHLAVGGVGFLCASAACYVIASRYARDGRKGWAWYSRATGTLFLGSFVGIASGGGVAWANLAFIAGILALWTWMSLMSLNLSRSA, encoded by the coding sequence ATGACGCACCTCGCCCACTCCTCCGCACGGCCGCTCTCCCGCCCGCGCCTCCTGCTCGCCTGCGGCGTCATGGCAGGCCCGATGTACGTCACCGTCGCCCTGGCCCAGGCGTTCACCAGGGAGGGCTTCGACCTGGCCCGCCACCCCTGGAGCTTCCTGGCCAACGGCGACCTCGGCTGGATCCAGACCCTGAACTTCGTCCTCACCGCCCTGGCCGTCATCGCCGCCGCCGCCGGCCTGCGCCACGCCCTGGCCCGGGGACGCGGCGGCCGGTGGGCCCCGATCCTCGTCGGCACGTTCGGCGCCAGCATGATCGGTGCCGCCCTCTTCCCCGCCGACCCCGCCATGGGCTTCCCTGCCGGAACCCCCGAAGGCCCCGGCGCCATCACCCTCTCGGGCATGCTGCACCTGGCCGTCGGCGGCGTGGGCTTCCTGTGCGCGAGCGCGGCCTGCTACGTCATCGCCTCCCGCTACGCCCGTGACGGCCGCAAGGGCTGGGCCTGGTACTCCAGGGCCACCGGCACCCTCTTCCTGGGCTCGTTCGTCGGCATCGCCAGCGGCGGCGGGGTCGCCTGGGCGAACCTCGCCTTCATCGCGGGCATCCTCGCCCTCTGGACCTGGATGTCGCTAATGTCGCTGAACCTGTCCCGCTCCGCCTGA
- a CDS encoding YciI family protein — MRYLVTLKVTAQPDGPPPADLMEAIMKLGQEATESGALLDTSGLAPSSEGARVEISGGRLIVSDGPFAEAKEMISYALYEVRTKEEAVEWASRFVRLHRDLWPGWEGEADVLRLFGPADFAPPA; from the coding sequence ATGCGCTACCTCGTCACCCTCAAAGTCACCGCCCAGCCCGACGGCCCGCCCCCGGCCGACCTCATGGAGGCCATCATGAAGCTCGGCCAGGAGGCCACCGAGTCAGGAGCCCTGCTGGACACCAGCGGCCTGGCCCCCAGCTCCGAGGGCGCCCGGGTCGAGATCAGCGGCGGCCGGCTGATCGTCAGCGACGGCCCGTTCGCCGAGGCCAAGGAGATGATCAGCTACGCCCTGTACGAGGTCAGGACCAAGGAGGAGGCCGTGGAATGGGCTTCCCGCTTCGTCAGGCTGCACCGCGACCTGTGGCCCGGCTGGGAGGGCGAGGCGGACGTGCTGCGCCTGTTCGGCCCCGCGGACTTCGCCCCGCCCGCCTGA
- a CDS encoding RNA polymerase sigma factor — MTRADSHRAVEAVWRIESARVIATLARMVGDVGLAEELAQDALVAALEEWPRKGVPDNPGAWLTMTARHRAIDQFRRRDTYQRKLQQIGRDMELRQESAAAELDDALDDHIGDDLLRLIFTACHPELPVEGRLALTLRLLGGLSTAEIARAFLAPEPTVGQRISRAKRTLADKKIPIELPPPAELPARLASVLEVIYLIFNEGYAASSGDDWARPSLCQEAMRLGRVLAGLMPAEPEVHGLLALMEIQASRIPARTAPDGTPILLPDQDRSRWDRLLVRRGLAGLHRAEQLGTLGPYGLQAAIAACHARARTPQATDWARIAALYRLLSHLTPSPVVELNRAVAVGMAHGAERGLEIADALLDSRALRDYAHLPAVRGDLLARLGRADEAAAEFRRAAELTRNARERELFLRRAAGLD, encoded by the coding sequence ATGACGCGAGCCGATTCCCATCGGGCGGTCGAGGCGGTCTGGCGCATCGAGTCCGCCCGGGTCATCGCCACGCTGGCCCGCATGGTGGGCGACGTCGGGCTGGCCGAGGAGCTGGCCCAGGACGCCCTGGTCGCGGCGCTCGAAGAGTGGCCGCGCAAGGGCGTGCCGGACAATCCGGGTGCCTGGCTGACCATGACCGCCAGGCACCGCGCCATCGACCAGTTCCGGCGGCGCGACACCTACCAGCGCAAGCTGCAACAGATCGGCCGTGACATGGAGCTCCGCCAGGAGTCGGCAGCAGCCGAGCTCGACGACGCCCTCGACGACCACATCGGCGACGACCTGCTTCGCCTGATCTTCACCGCCTGCCACCCCGAGCTGCCGGTCGAGGGGCGGCTGGCGCTCACCCTCCGGCTGCTCGGCGGCCTGTCCACCGCCGAGATCGCCCGCGCCTTCCTCGCCCCGGAGCCCACCGTCGGCCAGCGCATCTCCCGTGCCAAGCGGACGCTCGCCGACAAGAAGATCCCCATCGAGCTGCCCCCACCCGCCGAACTGCCCGCCCGCCTGGCGTCGGTGCTGGAGGTCATCTACCTCATCTTCAACGAGGGATACGCGGCCAGCTCCGGCGACGACTGGGCCCGCCCGTCCCTCTGCCAGGAGGCGATGCGCCTCGGCCGGGTGCTGGCCGGGCTCATGCCGGCCGAGCCCGAGGTGCACGGCCTGCTGGCCCTCATGGAGATCCAGGCGTCCCGCATCCCGGCCAGAACCGCCCCCGACGGCACCCCGATCCTCCTGCCCGACCAGGATCGCAGCCGCTGGGACCGCCTGCTCGTCCGCCGCGGCCTGGCCGGCCTCCACCGCGCCGAGCAACTGGGCACGCTCGGCCCGTACGGACTCCAGGCCGCCATCGCCGCCTGCCACGCCCGCGCCCGCACCCCGCAGGCCACCGACTGGGCCAGGATCGCCGCCCTCTACCGGCTGCTGTCGCACCTCACGCCCTCACCCGTCGTCGAGCTGAACCGCGCGGTCGCGGTCGGCATGGCCCACGGCGCTGAGCGCGGGCTGGAGATCGCCGACGCCCTCCTGGACTCACGTGCGTTACGCGACTACGCGCATCTGCCCGCCGTCCGCGGTGACCTGCTGGCCAGGCTCGGCCGGGCGGACGAGGCCGCCGCCGAGTTCCGCCGCGCGGCGGAGCTGACCCGCAACGCCCGTGAACGCGAGCTGTTTCTGCGGCGTGCCGCCGGCCTCGACTGA
- a CDS encoding RpnC/YadD family protein: MTEILRDLMRVELPDTPLIQEEDRTFNTRTSDDIEPDLVFTLGPKQSPVHVIIVEVQQDSNKDARQFARYAAAAWLMMKVDVTVLVVCPKQSVADHYAKPVESGLNGYRFQPQVVGPRDIPAVIDPLEAAADLPLAVMSVMTHGRDRKVVEAFATALNNAPGEHATKYYEYAYSMSMPDIQRLLEEIMASTAWPVYSPFAREHFGRGREEGKAEGMAEGQAKEAAESVLLVLRTRGLDIPDDTRTRITACTDLAQLHTWLIRATTAHTSQDLFSEQ, encoded by the coding sequence GTGACGGAGATCCTGCGCGACCTCATGCGTGTCGAGCTACCTGACACCCCCCTCATTCAGGAGGAGGATCGCACCTTCAACACCCGGACGTCCGACGACATCGAGCCCGACCTGGTCTTCACCCTTGGCCCGAAGCAGAGCCCGGTCCACGTGATCATTGTGGAAGTCCAGCAGGACAGCAACAAGGACGCCCGGCAGTTCGCGCGCTACGCCGCCGCCGCGTGGCTGATGATGAAGGTCGACGTCACCGTTCTGGTCGTCTGCCCGAAGCAATCGGTCGCCGACCATTACGCGAAACCAGTCGAATCGGGGCTGAACGGCTACCGCTTTCAACCCCAGGTGGTGGGACCGAGGGACATTCCGGCCGTCATCGACCCCCTGGAGGCAGCGGCTGACCTGCCGCTCGCCGTCATGTCCGTCATGACTCACGGCCGCGACCGCAAGGTCGTGGAGGCGTTCGCTACCGCGCTGAACAACGCTCCCGGCGAACACGCTACGAAGTACTATGAATACGCGTACAGCATGTCCATGCCCGACATCCAGCGGCTCCTGGAGGAAATCATGGCGTCCACCGCCTGGCCCGTCTACAGTCCCTTCGCCCGCGAGCACTTCGGCCGCGGCCGGGAGGAAGGCAAGGCGGAAGGCATGGCCGAGGGCCAGGCCAAGGAGGCCGCCGAGTCGGTGCTCCTGGTGTTGCGGACCCGCGGCCTCGACATCCCGGACGACACCCGTACCAGGATCACCGCTTGCACGGACCTCGCACAACTCCACACCTGGCTCATCCGCGCGACCACCGCCCACACCTCCCAGGACCTGTTCAGCGAACAGTAA
- a CDS encoding MFS transporter: MTPPPRFPRAVRTDVEKRRAIAIWATCQFTGGALGPVLAGFLLRHFWWGSVFLVAVPAVALAAGAGLGSLFVRRQLRLESPLLDLRLFRNRPFTAVIVALVFAGIAMAGTGLLVTQYLQSVLGFSPVASAVLFAPMGLGTAAGTMAAPALARRMRQPAAIAGGLVVSSLGSLLLVGVGTVASALPQVMIGITVLALGTGPLFALGTGLGAELLHAAREAFTAGLHVNGAVAAVIFAGLAVLIWTMRPATLAGAASHADREAARLPS, from the coding sequence GTGACGCCGCCGCCCCGATTCCCGCGCGCCGTCCGTACCGATGTCGAGAAGCGGCGCGCCATCGCCATCTGGGCGACCTGCCAGTTCACCGGCGGCGCACTCGGGCCCGTGCTCGCCGGGTTCCTGCTCCGGCACTTCTGGTGGGGGTCGGTGTTCCTGGTGGCCGTGCCGGCGGTGGCGCTCGCCGCCGGGGCGGGCCTCGGGTCCCTGTTCGTACGCCGGCAACTGCGCCTGGAGTCGCCGCTGCTGGACCTGCGGCTCTTCCGGAACCGCCCGTTCACGGCCGTGATCGTCGCGCTCGTCTTCGCGGGCATCGCGATGGCCGGCACGGGGCTGCTGGTGACGCAGTACCTGCAGAGCGTCCTGGGCTTCTCGCCCGTCGCGTCGGCGGTGCTGTTCGCACCCATGGGCCTGGGCACGGCGGCCGGCACCATGGCGGCGCCCGCGCTGGCCCGGCGGATGCGGCAGCCGGCCGCGATCGCCGGCGGGCTGGTGGTGTCGTCGCTGGGCAGCCTGCTGCTGGTCGGCGTCGGTACCGTCGCGAGCGCCCTGCCGCAGGTGATGATCGGCATCACCGTGCTGGCGCTGGGCACCGGCCCCCTGTTCGCGCTCGGCACCGGATTGGGGGCCGAGCTGCTGCATGCCGCGCGGGAGGCTTTCACCGCCGGTCTGCATGTGAACGGTGCGGTCGCGGCGGTCATCTTCGCCGGGCTGGCCGTACTGATCTGGACCATGCGCCCGGCCACCCTCGCGGGCGCGGCCTCGCACGCGGATCGGGAGGCGGCTCGCCTGCCGTCTTGA
- a CDS encoding glycoside hydrolase N-terminal domain-containing protein, whose protein sequence is MAGNGYTRRGVLATGSGAAAGSLIVSGADALPAWADDRQADALELWYTRPAEVGLEALPEIRRLVWEDKWQAARNLADENLLGTPSEQAWYQVLGDLTLSCPGSAEFTDYRRELDLTSAVTSVRFTRDGVRHQREVFASNPDQVVVLRHTADRRGSLRLDRLRVADPAVYGGLARQPYGLIGPVRLVPYGEAPVG, encoded by the coding sequence GTGGCCGGCAACGGATACACGCGGCGCGGAGTGCTCGCCACCGGGTCAGGCGCGGCGGCCGGGTCCCTGATCGTGAGCGGTGCCGACGCCCTCCCGGCATGGGCTGACGACAGGCAGGCCGATGCGCTGGAGCTCTGGTACACCCGCCCGGCCGAGGTGGGGCTGGAGGCGCTGCCGGAGATCAGGCGGCTGGTCTGGGAGGACAAGTGGCAAGCCGCCCGGAACCTGGCGGACGAGAACCTGCTCGGCACGCCCAGCGAGCAGGCGTGGTACCAGGTGCTCGGCGACCTCACGCTGAGCTGTCCCGGCTCGGCCGAGTTCACCGACTACCGGCGCGAGCTCGACCTGACCAGCGCCGTCACCAGCGTGCGGTTCACCCGTGACGGCGTGCGGCACCAGCGCGAGGTCTTCGCCAGCAACCCCGACCAGGTCGTCGTGCTGCGGCACACCGCGGACCGGCGCGGCTCGCTGCGGCTCGACCGGCTCAGGGTGGCGGACCCGGCCGTGTACGGCGGGCTGGCGCGGCAGCCGTACGGGCTGATCGGGCCGGTCAGGCTGGTTCCGTACGGGGAGGCGCCGGTGGGGTAG
- a CDS encoding amidohydrolase family protein — protein sequence MNRIDAHHHVWDLSARSHAWLDAAGMAPLRRTFTLDDLAGHAAANGVTATVLVQVLPDLDETRDFLTLAAESNLVSGVVGWIDLAEPGAADTLAALPEGLVGVRHGVQSEADPAWLNRPDVRRGLAAVAGAGLAYDLLTLPHQLPAAIDTVSALPELTFVLDHLSKPPIASGELEPWCGRILELAARPNVYCKLSGMVTEADWGSWRTSDLRPYAETVLEAFGPERVMFGSDWPVCLLAAGYDQVVSAADELCAGLSESEREAVFAGTARRAYRLGG from the coding sequence GTGAATCGCATCGATGCCCACCATCACGTCTGGGACCTGTCCGCGCGCTCCCACGCCTGGCTCGACGCCGCCGGGATGGCTCCGCTCCGCCGCACGTTCACCCTCGACGACCTCGCCGGTCACGCGGCCGCCAACGGTGTGACCGCGACCGTGCTGGTGCAGGTGCTGCCCGATCTCGACGAGACCAGAGACTTCCTGACGCTCGCCGCAGAGTCAAACCTTGTGTCGGGAGTCGTCGGATGGATCGACCTGGCCGAGCCCGGCGCCGCCGACACGCTCGCCGCCCTGCCGGAAGGGCTGGTGGGCGTGCGGCACGGCGTGCAGTCCGAGGCCGACCCCGCCTGGCTCAACCGGCCCGACGTGCGCAGGGGGCTGGCCGCCGTGGCGGGCGCGGGGCTGGCCTACGACCTGCTGACGCTGCCCCACCAGCTCCCGGCCGCCATCGACACGGTGAGCGCGCTGCCGGAGCTGACGTTCGTGCTCGACCACCTGTCCAAGCCGCCGATCGCGTCAGGGGAGCTGGAGCCGTGGTGCGGCCGGATCCTGGAGCTGGCCGCGCGGCCCAACGTCTACTGCAAGCTGTCGGGGATGGTCACCGAGGCCGACTGGGGTTCGTGGCGCACCTCCGACCTGCGGCCGTACGCCGAGACGGTGCTGGAGGCATTCGGCCCCGAGCGGGTCATGTTCGGCTCCGACTGGCCGGTGTGTCTGCTCGCGGCCGGGTACGACCAGGTCGTCTCGGCCGCGGACGAGCTGTGCGCCGGGCTTTCGGAGAGCGAGCGGGAGGCGGTGTTCGCCGGGACGGCGCGGCGGGCGTACCGGCTAGGAGGCTGA
- a CDS encoding DUF4432 family protein, with protein MYERASSPRADGLYRVAVVNGRLGMRVAVEWRAAEFPYVFEWLNLRSGNYAAGPEPSTHHVSGDAAARQDGSMIWLGPQESRTYHTTFRVESAS; from the coding sequence GTGTACGAGCGCGCCTCGTCCCCCCGGGCCGACGGGCTGTACCGGGTGGCCGTGGTCAACGGCCGGCTGGGCATGCGGGTGGCCGTGGAGTGGCGGGCGGCGGAGTTCCCGTACGTCTTCGAGTGGCTGAACCTGCGCTCGGGCAACTACGCGGCCGGCCCGGAGCCGTCCACGCACCACGTGTCCGGCGACGCGGCGGCCCGGCAGGACGGCAGCATGATCTGGCTCGGGCCGCAGGAGTCGCGCACCTACCACACGACGTTCCGGGTGGAGTCAGCCTCCTAG
- a CDS encoding ABC transporter permease encodes MGKYLLRRLAINVILVAIAASLAYMLAATTMNPRAAYEGRQPPVPEATIDATLDAYNLNDKTPVLTRYATWAKGVVTGDFGKTWNGGSVNEEMGRRVMVSLRLLLIGTLLGFALGVALGAYSAVRQYKLSDRLIGVTSFVIMAIPVFVLATLLAIGTYNLNRGLGFTLIEYTGEYNPQLSGWDQFVNRLNHLILPTISLSLGSIAFYSRIQRNMMLDVLGQDFVRTAMAKGLRRRTALTRHALRTALIPSATYFAFAFGTMFTGATFTEKIFAWHGMGAWLVDSINQNDVNSVAAVTFFAAVCVLAASFLSDLLVAALDPRVRVS; translated from the coding sequence ATGGGCAAGTACCTGCTCCGCAGGTTGGCAATAAATGTGATCCTGGTCGCCATAGCCGCGAGCCTGGCCTACATGCTCGCGGCCACCACCATGAACCCGCGGGCGGCCTACGAGGGCCGGCAGCCGCCGGTGCCCGAGGCGACCATCGATGCCACACTTGACGCCTACAACCTGAACGACAAGACCCCCGTGCTCACGCGCTACGCGACCTGGGCCAAGGGTGTCGTGACCGGAGACTTCGGCAAGACCTGGAACGGCGGCTCGGTCAACGAGGAGATGGGCCGCCGCGTCATGGTCAGCCTGCGCCTGCTGCTCATCGGCACGCTGCTGGGCTTCGCCCTCGGCGTGGCGCTGGGCGCGTACTCGGCGGTCAGGCAGTACAAGCTCAGTGACCGGTTAATCGGTGTCACCTCCTTCGTGATCATGGCGATCCCCGTGTTCGTCCTGGCCACGCTGCTGGCCATCGGCACGTACAACCTGAACAGGGGGCTCGGCTTCACGCTGATCGAGTACACCGGCGAGTACAACCCGCAGCTGTCCGGGTGGGACCAGTTCGTCAACCGGCTGAACCACCTCATCCTGCCGACGATCTCGCTCAGCCTCGGCTCGATCGCCTTCTACAGCCGGATCCAGCGCAACATGATGCTCGACGTGCTCGGGCAGGACTTCGTCCGCACGGCGATGGCCAAGGGGCTGCGCCGCAGGACGGCGCTGACCAGGCACGCGCTGCGGACCGCGCTGATCCCCTCGGCGACGTACTTCGCCTTCGCGTTCGGCACGATGTTCACGGGCGCCACGTTCACGGAGAAGATCTTCGCCTGGCACGGCATGGGCGCCTGGCTGGTCGACTCGATCAACCAGAACGACGTGAACTCGGTGGCCGCGGTGACGTTCTTCGCCGCCGTGTGCGTGCTGGCCGCGTCCTTCCTGTCGGACCTGCTGGTGGCGGCCCTCGATCCACGGGTGCGGGTGAGCTGA
- a CDS encoding ABC transporter permease produces MRSKVVLGRLLRNKQARYGFIALFLLVVLAYVGPFFGAYDWTEKDFLSFLSAPDADHWWGTTSIGQDMYAVTLRGMQKSIIIGLLVALISTGLAAVVGAFAGYFGGWVDKVLMWGVDLLLVLPSFLIIAIISPQLRNGSWLWFVALLAAFSWMITSRVVRSMTLSLREREYVLAAAYMGIPRWKIIFRHIVPNLASLLIIDATLNVSGAIIGEAALSFFGFGIQPPDVSLGTLIAEGSRNATGYPWLFAFPAGLLVALVLSVNLIGDGLRDALDPGSNS; encoded by the coding sequence ATGCGATCCAAGGTCGTTCTCGGGCGCCTGCTGCGCAACAAGCAGGCCCGCTACGGGTTCATCGCCCTGTTCCTGCTGGTCGTGCTGGCCTACGTGGGGCCGTTCTTCGGCGCGTACGACTGGACGGAGAAGGACTTCCTGTCCTTCCTGTCGGCGCCGGACGCCGACCACTGGTGGGGCACCACCTCGATCGGCCAGGACATGTACGCGGTCACCCTGCGCGGCATGCAGAAGTCGATCATCATCGGCCTGCTGGTGGCGCTGATCTCCACGGGCCTGGCCGCGGTCGTCGGGGCGTTCGCCGGATATTTCGGCGGCTGGGTGGACAAGGTGTTGATGTGGGGTGTGGACCTGCTGCTGGTCCTGCCCAGCTTCCTGATCATCGCCATCATCTCGCCCCAGCTCAGGAACGGTTCGTGGCTGTGGTTCGTGGCGCTGCTGGCCGCGTTCTCCTGGATGATCACCTCCCGGGTGGTCCGCAGCATGACGCTCTCGCTGCGTGAGCGTGAGTACGTGCTGGCCGCCGCCTACATGGGCATCCCGCGCTGGAAGATCATCTTCCGGCACATCGTGCCGAACCTGGCCTCCCTGCTGATCATCGACGCCACCCTCAACGTCAGTGGCGCCATCATCGGCGAGGCCGCGCTGTCCTTCTTCGGCTTCGGCATCCAGCCGCCGGACGTCTCGCTCGGCACGCTGATCGCGGAGGGCTCCCGCAACGCCACCGGCTACCCGTGGCTGTTCGCCTTCCCCGCCGGACTGCTGGTCGCGCTGGTGCTCAGCGTCAACCTCATCGGCGACGGCCTGCGTGACGCACTCGACCCGGGGAGCAACTCATGA
- a CDS encoding ABC transporter ATP-binding protein, protein MSILEVRDLTVTFPGGIEAVRGVSYDVERGEVLGIVGESGSGKSVTSLAVMGLLPQNAVVSGSVRLHGQELLGMKEDEQVKVRGKAISMIFQDPLSAFTPVYTIGDQIAEAVRIHQKLSKDKAARRAVELLDLVGIPNPNLRAKAFPHEFSGGMRQRAMIAMAIANDPDLLICDEPTTALDVTIQAQVLEVLKTAQQETGAGIVMITHDLGVIAGMADRVLVMYAGRPVEQGPVDDLYYRPRMPYTMGLLASIPRIDGEEGPLVPIEGNPPSPASLPPGCPFAPRCPMKVDMCDDEEPPLTPFGGGRHVACIRAHEIEHKGLTGADVFPVPVIPPSDVVRVPRAERATVLELDGMKKHYPLMKGAIFKRRVGTVFAVDGISFDIAEGETLALVGESGCGKTTTLQQIMQLQPPQDGRVVVLGKDSAKLDKGARKALRGDLQIVFQDPMAALDPRMPVGDIIAEPLRAHGKKDVSAKVAELLQLVGLAPEHAQRYPQQFSGGQRQRIGIARALALEPKLLVLDEPVSALDVSIQAGVINLLEELKNRLGLSYLFVAHDLAVVRHLADRVAVMYLGRIAEIGAVRNVYDRPAHPYTQALLSAIPLPDPEMERTRKRILLEGDLPSPADPPSGCRFRTRCPKFAQLSEAERRRCVDEEPSVARLANVTDHGAACHYAEEIEVITASDNQEEE, encoded by the coding sequence ATGAGCATCTTGGAGGTCAGGGACCTCACCGTCACCTTCCCCGGCGGCATCGAGGCCGTGCGCGGCGTCAGCTACGACGTCGAGCGTGGCGAGGTGCTCGGCATCGTCGGCGAGTCCGGCTCGGGCAAGTCCGTGACCTCGCTCGCCGTCATGGGCCTGCTGCCGCAGAACGCCGTGGTCAGCGGCTCGGTCAGGCTGCACGGCCAGGAGTTGCTCGGCATGAAGGAGGACGAGCAGGTCAAGGTGCGCGGCAAGGCCATCAGCATGATCTTCCAGGATCCGCTGTCGGCCTTCACCCCCGTGTACACGATCGGCGACCAGATCGCCGAGGCCGTCCGCATCCACCAGAAGCTGAGCAAGGACAAGGCGGCCAGGCGCGCCGTCGAGCTGCTCGACCTCGTCGGCATCCCGAACCCGAACCTGCGGGCCAAGGCGTTCCCGCACGAGTTCTCCGGCGGCATGCGGCAGCGCGCGATGATCGCCATGGCCATCGCCAACGACCCCGACCTGCTGATCTGCGACGAGCCGACCACCGCGCTCGACGTCACCATCCAGGCGCAGGTCCTGGAGGTGCTCAAGACCGCGCAGCAGGAGACCGGCGCCGGCATCGTGATGATCACCCACGACCTGGGCGTCATCGCCGGCATGGCCGACCGGGTGCTCGTCATGTACGCGGGCCGCCCGGTCGAGCAGGGGCCCGTGGACGACCTCTACTACCGGCCCCGCATGCCGTACACGATGGGGCTGCTCGCCTCGATCCCCAGGATCGACGGCGAGGAGGGGCCGCTGGTGCCCATCGAGGGCAACCCGCCCTCGCCCGCCTCGCTGCCGCCCGGCTGCCCGTTCGCGCCGCGCTGCCCCATGAAGGTGGACATGTGCGACGACGAGGAGCCGCCGCTGACGCCGTTCGGCGGCGGGCGCCACGTGGCCTGCATCCGCGCGCACGAGATCGAGCACAAGGGCCTCACGGGCGCCGACGTGTTCCCCGTGCCGGTCATCCCGCCCAGCGACGTCGTACGCGTGCCGCGCGCCGAGCGCGCCACCGTGCTGGAGCTCGACGGGATGAAGAAGCACTACCCGCTGATGAAGGGCGCGATCTTCAAGCGCCGCGTCGGCACCGTGTTCGCGGTGGACGGCATCAGCTTCGACATCGCCGAGGGCGAGACGCTGGCCCTGGTCGGCGAGTCGGGGTGCGGCAAGACCACCACGCTGCAGCAGATCATGCAGCTCCAGCCGCCGCAGGACGGCCGGGTGGTGGTGCTCGGCAAGGACAGCGCCAAGCTGGACAAGGGCGCCCGCAAGGCGCTGCGCGGGGACCTGCAGATCGTCTTCCAGGACCCGATGGCCGCGCTCGACCCGCGCATGCCGGTCGGCGACATCATCGCCGAGCCGCTGCGCGCGCACGGCAAGAAGGACGTCAGCGCCAAGGTCGCCGAGCTGCTGCAGCTCGTCGGGCTGGCGCCGGAGCACGCGCAGCGCTATCCGCAGCAGTTCTCCGGCGGCCAGCGGCAGCGCATCGGCATCGCCCGCGCGCTGGCGCTGGAGCCGAAGCTGCTCGTGCTGGACGAGCCCGTGTCGGCGCTCGACGTCTCCATCCAGGCAGGCGTGATCAACCTGCTGGAGGAGCTGAAGAACAGGCTGGGCCTGTCCTACCTGTTCGTGGCCCACGACCTGGCCGTGGTGCGGCACCTGGCCGATCGTGTGGCCGTCATGTACCTGGGCAGGATCGCCGAGATCGGGGCGGTCAGGAACGTCTACGACCGCCCCGCGCATCCCTACACGCAGGCGCTGCTGTCGGCGATCCCCCTGCCCGACCCCGAGATGGAGCGCACCCGCAAGCGCATCCTGCTCGAAGGAGACCTGCCCAGCCCGGCCGACCCGCCGTCTGGATGCAGGTTCCGCACCCGCTGCCCCAAGTTCGCCCAGCTCAGTGAGGCCGAGCGGCGGCGGTGTGTGGACGAGGAGCCCTCGGTTGCCCGGCTGGCGAACGTCACCGACCACGGTGCCGCCTGCCATTACGCGGAGGAGATCGAGGTCATCACGGCCTCGGACAATCAGGAGGAAGAGTGA